A section of the Desertifilum tharense IPPAS B-1220 genome encodes:
- a CDS encoding putative toxin-antitoxin system toxin component, PIN family, producing MTSRLVIDTNVLISALLFKSSVPFRALELAEEQGIILYSEATLSELGQVLNRPKFEKYISPEEKQLFLIKFINSCQLVKITETITICRDKKDNKFLELAVSGNANLLITGYLDLLVLNPFQSIEIMTPDRFVYKCTE from the coding sequence ATGACCAGTAGATTGGTCATTGATACCAATGTATTAATCAGTGCTTTGCTGTTTAAATCATCAGTTCCATTTCGGGCGTTAGAGTTAGCGGAAGAACAAGGAATAATTTTATACTCTGAAGCAACTTTAAGTGAATTAGGACAAGTTCTGAATCGTCCCAAGTTTGAGAAATATATTTCTCCGGAAGAAAAACAACTGTTTTTAATTAAATTCATCAATTCCTGCCAATTAGTCAAGATTACAGAAACAATCACAATTTGCAGAGATAAAAAAGACAATAAATTTTTAGAACTGGCTGTTAGTGGTAATGCTAATCTCCTCATTACAGGATATTTGGATTTATTAGTGTTAAATCCTTTTCAATCTATAGAAATTATGACGCCAGATAGGTTTGTTTATAAATGTACTGAATAA
- a CDS encoding type II toxin-antitoxin system VapC family toxin, with protein sequence MIFEKIDIRQAEGFYCPITWVELLCYPGLTEEQANEVREFLRLINCVSLTEAVLDTAAIIRRTYRLKLADGIIAACALVTGCILVTRSVDDFKRIDGLSLWNPFDK encoded by the coding sequence TTGATCTTTGAGAAAATTGACATCCGACAAGCAGAGGGATTTTACTGTCCAATTACTTGGGTTGAATTGCTTTGTTACCCTGGTCTAACCGAAGAACAAGCCAATGAAGTGCGAGAATTTTTAAGGCTAATTAACTGCGTATCATTGACCGAAGCGGTTTTAGATACTGCGGCGATAATTAGACGAACTTATCGCTTAAAACTGGCTGATGGTATCATTGCTGCTTGTGCTTTAGTCACCGGATGTATTTTGGTGACTCGCAGCGTTGATGATTTTAAGCGCATTGACGGGTTAAGTTTATGGAATCCATTTGATAAGTGA
- a CDS encoding tetratricopeptide repeat protein, which translates to METTQATTLKDLAVQLALAGRSQEADATFAEALVATREIKGKSSRAIALCQLATALAQAHRYPDAEALLVEIPLMIHSLRPISSQENVRCAMALALAQIGQFPQAMEIARSLQQELPRLDAIKGVAKLLAQAGQFSQAADAIRLIPGYRQVPALGELGVQLIQADRCDEAAAIFAEARKVAAGLERWSIYGLVSLSKILTQVDRLQEVEAVLTEAKALVDLIGDEVIRENSLEKLALALSEVGRFEEAIAIARTLSYPSWPEKTLREVVAMMAKVGEFSQAKELADSIPINGYRGEALQKLGEAMSLAGHPQAEAVVAEAKTTLAIAWKAYYEAIADELD; encoded by the coding sequence ATGGAAACCACGCAAGCTACGACTTTAAAGGATTTAGCTGTTCAATTAGCTCTGGCTGGTCGTTCCCAAGAAGCTGATGCTACCTTTGCTGAGGCTCTAGTGGCTACTCGTGAGATTAAAGGGAAATCTAGCAGAGCGATCGCGCTATGTCAACTAGCGACAGCCTTAGCTCAAGCCCATCGTTACCCAGACGCAGAGGCTCTATTGGTGGAAATTCCCCTGATGATTCACTCTCTGCGTCCTATTTCTAGCCAGGAAAATGTCCGCTGTGCTATGGCTCTAGCTCTGGCTCAAATCGGACAGTTTCCCCAAGCGATGGAGATAGCTCGCTCTTTACAGCAAGAGTTGCCTCGGCTGGATGCTATTAAAGGTGTAGCGAAACTTCTCGCTCAAGCCGGACAATTTTCCCAGGCGGCTGATGCGATCCGGTTAATTCCGGGTTATCGCCAGGTACCTGCTTTGGGGGAACTGGGGGTGCAATTGATTCAAGCGGATCGTTGTGATGAAGCAGCGGCGATCTTTGCTGAAGCTAGAAAAGTGGCTGCTGGGTTGGAACGTTGGTCGATTTATGGGTTGGTGAGTTTATCCAAAATTTTGACTCAAGTGGATCGCCTTCAGGAAGTAGAGGCTGTTCTGACGGAGGCGAAGGCTTTGGTTGACTTGATTGGAGATGAGGTCATTCGGGAGAATAGCTTGGAGAAGTTGGCGCTGGCTTTGTCTGAGGTAGGACGTTTTGAGGAGGCGATCGCGATCGCACGGACTTTAAGCTATCCCTCTTGGCCGGAAAAGACACTCCGGGAAGTTGTTGCGATGATGGCAAAGGTCGGAGAATTCTCCCAGGCAAAAGAACTAGCAGATTCAATTCCCATTAATGGCTATCGGGGAGAAGCGCTTCAGAAGTTAGGAGAAGCTATGAGTTTGGCAGGCCATCCACAGGCAGAGGCGGTTGTGGCAGAAGCTAAGACCACCTTAGCAATTGCTTGGAAGGCTTACTATGAGGCGATCGCTGATGAGTTGGACTGA